CTTAGACAAAGTTTGAACAAATTATACAATTTAGGATCAATTTTCTGGagaaattttaaaataaattttggcCTTCCTATTTGTATTGTACTTAGTCATACAACTCATAGATACAAATAGATGGTTccacaaaaataacaatcgaaatatcCATTTTAATTATACGTTCTCTTATGTTTGTTGGGTTGGTTGTTTTGTTTGCAGTTCGAGGATTCACGGGAGGCCAAAGAAGTAATcaggtcaaagaagcagttcgaTTATCACCGCCACTTAACGGTAATCCGAtctttcttatatattttttcatTTGTATCCGTATAGCTTTAGCCGGCTAGTTGAATGTTGTTTGGTTATGCCTTTAGATTGATCTTGCCCATGGGGTAAAAGGAAATTATCTTCATTTGATCTCCACTCTTAATATCATCTTTTTTACAATCAATATGTGGTTTTGATCCTCATTTGATGTCTTGGCAGTCTCTATCTCTcactttttccattttttttatagTCTCGGTTCGTAGGTTACGTGTTTTTTCTTAATAGCAAGATCTAAAGGTTAATATTAATTTCCAGGATTTCCGATTGCCAAATTCACAATCCCGCTCCTGGCACAGCTATAAACACTTTCCAAGAATTTTTTGGGGTATTTTTATCTATTCGATTAACTACGTTTTCCAAATGATGTTTTAGTTTGACGTTGCAAATTAATTTCCATGATTGCATAAGCCATTTAGCTTATAGGTTTAAGATTATATTATAGTTGGATTTGTGTTTTACTTCGTTCTAAGCTCTTGGCGTAAAATAAGATCTTTATGTACTCTGCTGATTGTGGTAATTTTAAATCATAAGTAAATGTTTATCaaatattaaaacaaaaaaatattaggtggtgtcCAATTAATTTGTACTAACCAGTTTCATTATACTCTGCATTAGTATAAGATGATGATACGACTTTTTAGATTTCAAGATGTCTTGGTTATAATGAAATATGTTGGTATTTCCCATTCTTATAGTTTTGTTGCATTTTCTTTGAGGAGCATGAGGTCACGTATGGTTAATATTTTTGGCCATTTGTAGTGGTTTTGATATGTAATAATAATATTCTTCGCTTTGTGGTCCATCATCCATATACTTTGATGTGTTCCCTGCACAGAGGATGTTGAGGGCATAATGCACATGTTTAAGTTAGTCTTCCATCTAGCAATGCATTTGAATTTTTACATGTTCAAATATCCCCTTGAGTTACAAACTACATGAAATTTAACATTCTGCGGATGTGTCTGTGTGTGTGCATTTGACAAAGAGAGAGAAAACCGACCGAATTTGGTGTGTGAATTTTCAGGTTAATAACAATATTCACTGGACTCCTGGTTTAGTGTTTCAAAATGATTTGCACATTAATATTTCAATGAAAGGTAACTGAAAGATCACAAAATTATAAATACTGATTCAAGAACACAAAATGCTTGCTCACCCGGCATTGTATACTAAATATTTCAACTAACAGTCTCTTGGAAAATTACCCAAGCTGTAAAAATGTGAAGAGTCAACAATACCTTGGAAGAATGTAGTGTATAAAAAAGATACATAAAGTTATAAACAAGCAATTCCTGTCAAATCTTCTCAATTCAACCTCACCTTGAGGATGTCGTACAATACCTGGTACGAAGTTTTGTTCTCTGATTTTTGCATCCAATAATTCCATATGAACTTATGATCTTGGCAAAAAGAACTTGACGCTAGAAAATATAACACACTTAGCATATTAAACTGACAAAAAAATTTAAAGGCGCACAAAGGATTCCCGATTACATCCAAGTGGATTTTATTTAACCTAATCGGTTATATGTTACCGCAGAGTTGAACCCTATTAAAACATTCGCAGGCAATTGCTCACTTGGTAGAACACAAGCCAATTTAATAAGCTCGAATATTCGTACCATAAATGGGTACTTTTGGAGGGGACCACGATGTAATCTGTATTAATGGTCCCATGTCACTTTTTGCTATGTAAATAGTGTTAATTTGTAGCTATGTAAATATAATGCAATTATCATTGAGCATCTCCAAACAAAAATAACCCGATACAGAGATGATACACCTCTTACTGTAGCTACACCGTAAAAAGGATATCACACGACTGGAACGATGAGTTTGAACAAGATGATGTTTCTATGCGCGTGGATACTTAGATGTGGAGCATGCTGAAGTAGATGGCTTGCTGCGGGCTATGGGATGGGCAGAGAGGCTAGCTTTACAACAAGCTTGCATTGAGTTAGATGCGCAGAATATAACAGCAGTAGCTAATGGAGTTCTTCATAGAGTCAAATCGGAGAACCAAAGTCTTATTCTAGATATTATAGATTTATTTCGCAAATTTCCATCATGGTCTTGCAAATTTATTAATAGGAAACCGGCTGAATTTATTCAGTATTTATATGTTGTTGTTGTCCGCATAGGCCTATGCGCTTAAATACATATATCCTAACTCAATTTAGTTGTACCAAATCAACGTGATGTCggcatcaacataataatacatCCACGGgaataaaaacaaaatttgtCGAAGGTTTGTGTTCTGGTTCCTCCACTCACGGTTGACGTAAGCCCTCCTACTTGGTTTCATGTATGAGTATTACCCTAATTCCAGTTTTGCACGAAGTCTTTACGAAAAATTGGTTAACCTTTTAAGAATTTTGAGTTTTGGTTTTGGCAACATATCATTTTACCCCCTATACGTTCTACTTTCAATATCAATATGACGTGAAAGtaatttcgtttttttttttttgtatgattaGTCTAAATTATGAGCTGCAATATCTGCAATAGCCTTGAAGGAAGACCTAaaagaagaaatctcctaacatgGATCTTGTATTTCATAAACGAGAAACAGACCCGTGCATCGTACGGGTGAAAAAGTAGTCTACCTAGTTAAGGAGTGACTTCCagcttaattttttcttttttcttaagcCCTAACTTTTTCCAGCAAGATTCAAACCACTCGTAACATATGGCAGGATTAATTGCAGCTTTCACGTCTCCTTTGCAGGATACAAAAAGCTCTTAAACGAGGAATGGATTCGGAAGAAGCTAGTAAGTAGTAAGAGCTTTCAAAGACTAAGATATACACTATAGTCTATAGGAGGTAGAAAACAAGTTTCACGGTCATATAGATGCACATCTGCAGCTTAAATGTTCGGACATCTAAATCTTTAGATTGATTCCAGTCCGTGGTTAACCTCAATTGCACCAAAAGAAACCCCATACAGAAACCTCAAATTGAATCAGTATCGCACAATATCAacatcaattgaatcaaccagatctaaaatttattttttatcaagagatcgagataagAGATAAGAAAGCTTACTGATTTCGCAGATATCCTTTTTAAACCCTAATTACATCATCAGGATCCATTTGGAGTGAGCACTAAGAATTAATTCAGTGTTGATAAAGATTTACAGTTAGGAGGAATAAGAAAGCAAATTGAAGAAGTAGTTTTTCTTTAGAAAAgagcaaaacaaaattttataaacTATCGGTACCAGAATAATTTTCTCATGAAAAATGGGGGTGCGGATAAAGTTTTGAGCCCGTGAATTTTATTGTGGAAAAATCTTGAAAAATGGGTCTAGCAGTAGttttcacaaaaataaataattgaaatCTCATAAAAGAATGCTGTATGTTTTTAGATCACTAACCTTTGTCTCGTACAAGTGGAATCAGATGTACGAAACAACACCCGATATTGTTTTTAAGTGGAGTATAAGATCTCTAGGGACCCCTTGAACAGACGAGTTTAGGCAGAGCAGAAGCTGTTAAGTTCCCCATAACCTTGATTACTAAGCTTGTTTATGCAAGAAAGTAGGCCGCAGAAagggaaagtaaaagtaaaattgAACAAGAAACTATTCGACTCATTCAAAGTAATAGGTTGAGGAAACAACTCTCTTAAGATCTTTTAGTTTGACTTTTTATGAATTTCACCAAAAGTCCATACATGAACAAGAACCCTCGCAATTAAAATGATGAAATCGGCTTCGATCCTTCGCAATTATCTGCCGACCAAAAATCTTCGATATAATTTTAATAAAAGAATGACAATCGTTGCAAACACGAAGATTCTTCACTATGCGAATTGGAGAACCTGGGGAAGTACTAATCAAACCTAAAGCTATAGCCAACTTCTCACTATGAAAATTTAAAgaactttctttctcttcttcctctatATCAAACAACACATCACCTGTTCCTGATAGATAGCCACCAGCCAACCTAATTCTCCGTCGCATTTCTTCCATCATCATATAAATTGCTTTTGTTCGAGGATGCGATTTATCACCTGCAACAAATTGATGTGTCAAACCATTCACTTCAATCCAACTGTAACCTGGTATTTTATCGATTCCTCTCGCTTtcatatcttttcttatcttcaaAGCAACATCCCATTGATTAGCCCCTGCATAAACATTAGACAGCGAAACGTAACGCCCACAAGAATCAGGTTCCATATCAATTACCCGTTTTCCTACCTTCTCCGCTAACTCAAAATGCCCT
The nucleotide sequence above comes from Papaver somniferum cultivar HN1 chromosome 8, ASM357369v1, whole genome shotgun sequence. Encoded proteins:
- the LOC113305861 gene encoding pentatricopeptide repeat-containing protein At5g48910-like, translating into MNGRGLEALTCFEEMKREEVIPDDVTFIGLLSACGHTGLIDALDFIKNMPIKPNEVVWATLLLGVNRVGTGGHFELAEKVGKRVIDMEPDSCGRYVSLSNVYAGANQWDVALKIRKDMKARGIDKIPGYSWIEVNGLTHQFVAGDKSHPRTKAIYMMMEEMRRRIRLAGGYLSGTGDVLFDIEEEEKESSLNFHSEKLAIALGLISTSPGSPIRIVKNLRVCNDCHSFIKIISKIFGRQIIAKDRSRFHHFNCEGSCSCMDFW